A DNA window from Branchiostoma lanceolatum isolate klBraLanc5 chromosome 17, klBraLanc5.hap2, whole genome shotgun sequence contains the following coding sequences:
- the LOC136423182 gene encoding uncharacterized protein, whose translation MDSENTSENERRASTSSEDGTRARSDEERAAYVEKMRKWYLEMWHSEAKKVKQQGDEMKIIEDSLVDYFTMVAKAGVSWGPLAIAMGLSSIDLAVIRRDCKTIDQQIKWVLMKWRHIMKKKGKSGNVDADSVINCLERNKAYGALKHLNENVLKDLGKEWIDTRPAEQIGSQRK comes from the exons ATGGATTCAGAGAACACCTCCGAGAATGAGAGGCGTGCGAGTACCAGCTCGGAAGACGGGACCAGGGCGCGTTCGGATGAGGAACGGGCGGCGTACGTGGAGAAGATGCGGAAGTGGTACTTAGAGATGTGGCACTCTGAGGCAAAGAAGGTCAAACAGCAAGGAGACG AGATGAAGATTATTGAAGACAGTCTCGTAGATTACTTCACAATGGTTGCGAAGGCTG GTGTGTCGTGGGGACCTCTGGCGATTGCAATGGGATTGTCAAGCATCGACCTTGCCGTCATCAGAAGGGATTGCAAAACCATCGACCAGCAG ATCAAGTGGGTATTGATGAAATGGCGTCACATCATGAAGAAGAAAGGCAAGAGCGGGAACGTGGACGCAGATTCAGTCATCAACTGTCTGGAGAGGAACAAAGCATACGGAGCTCTGAA GCATCTCAACGAGAACGTTCTAAAGGATCTCGGGAAGGAATGGATAGACACCCGTCCAGCTGAACAGATTGGGTCACAG agaaaataa
- the LOC136423205 gene encoding uncharacterized protein, translating to MRLNISPKRALFRQGQISRRERIMEDDAKNTRVEKTRQEYKIMWQKEKEAEERRKKEMKVMSDGLSDYLRRNKNGSWYPMAIEMGLTPVDIGVIRTETMDRQEQLRRVLELWRYNMIMSGYGPQMGANIIIEYLGNAQMFDTLRFLQPMVLKKLGIEMDVDQIKKDVKAKIAFEARLKEEEERANAEAAAIGNGTVNGINGDADCVSKG from the exons ATGCGGCTTAACATTAGTCCAAAGAGAGCGCTTTTCCGACAAGGCCAGATCAGTCGTCGG GAAAGAATCATGGAAGACGACGCCAAGAATACCCGGGTTGAGAAGACGCGTCAAGAGTACAAGATTATGTGGCAGAAGGAAAAAGAAGCAGAAGAACGAAGAAAGAAAG AGATGAAAGTGATGTCAGACGGCTTAAGTGACTACCTCCGGCGCAACAAGAATG GGTCGTGGTACCCGATGGCGATAGAGATGGGTCTGACACCTGTGGACATCGGTGTCATCAGGACAGAGACGATGGACCGGCAGGAACAG CTTCGGCGTGTGTTGGAGCTGTGGCGGTACAACATGATCATGAGCGGTTACGGGCCGCAGATGGGGGCCAACATTATCATTGAGTATCTGGGGAACGCGCAGATGTTCGACACATTAAGG TTCCTACAGCCCATGGTGTTGAAGAAGCTTGGCATTGAGATGGACGTGGATCAAATCAAAAAGGACGTCAAGGCCAAAATAGCCTTTGAGGCCAGACTgaaggaggaagaggagagAGCAAACGCCGAAGCTGCCGCCATTGGTAACGGCACCGTGAACGGCATTAACGGGGACGCCGATTGCGTATCTAAGGGCTAG
- the LOC136423003 gene encoding glutathione reductase, mitochondrial-like — MFVGRIFYRSLCTMAPIAKSFDYLVIGGGSGGLASARRAAEFGAKCAIIEKARLGGTCVNVGCVPKKVMWNTAVHAEYLQDHKDYGFDVNGTTTFSWKTIKDKRDAYIKNLNGIYKSNLDKSHVEAIVGDAKFVSERCVEVDGNKYTAEHILIATGGRPVFPNTPGVEYGISSDGFFDLEDLPKKAVVVGAGYIAVEMAGILRTLGSDVSLLIRKDKVLRTFDSMISSELTEELQHIGINLMKQTQVSKVEKAADGRLTVFTNNGEISEVDTLLWAIGRVPNIEIGLDTVGVELDARGNIKVDEYQNTSAKGIYALGDVCGKALLTPVAIAAGRKLAHRVFNSEDTKLDYSNIPTVVFSHPPIGTVGLTEEEAVTKYGKDNIRMYSARFTPMYHAVTERKTKTVMKMICLLPEEKIVGIHMMGIGCDEMLQGFSVAVKMGATKADFDSTVAIHPTSSEELVTMR, encoded by the exons ATGTTCGTAGGGCGTATTTTCTACAGATCTCTGTGCACCATGGCGCCGATAGCGAAGAGTTTCGACTACCTGGTGATCGGGGGCGGGTCCGGTGGGCTGGCCAGCGCGCGGAGGGCGGCGGAGTTTGGCGCCAAGTGTGCGATCATAGAGAAGGCTCGGCTCGGTGGAACATGT GTGAATGTGGGATGTGTCCCAAAGAAG GTGATGTGGAACACAGCTGTCCATGCGGAGTACCTGCAAGACCACAAGGATTATGGGTTTGACGTCAACGGCACCACCACCTTCTCATGGAA GACCATCAAAGACAAGAGAGATGCCTATATCAAAAATCTGAATGGAATTTACAAGTCCAACCTTGACAAG AGCCATGTAGAGGCTATAGTAGGGGATGCCAAGTTTGTCAGTGAGAGGTGTGTAGAGGTTGATGGGAACAAATACACGGCAGAACACATCCTCATCGCTACAGGAGGGCGTCCTGTCTTCCCAAACACTCCTG GTGTTGAGTATGGTATTTCTAGTGATGGATTCTTTGACCTAGAAGACCTTCCAAA GAAGGCAGTAGTGGTTGGTGCAGGGTACATTGCTGTGGAGATGGCTGGAATTCTGAGGACACTTGGTTCAGATGTCTCACTACTGATCAGGAAAGACAAG GTGCTGCGTACGTTTGACAGTATGATCAGTTCAGAGCTGACAGAGGAGCTGCAGCACATCGGCATCAACCTTATGAAACAGACACAG GTCTCTAAAGTGGAGAAGGCTGCAGACGGAAGATTGACTGTCTTCACCAACAATGGGGAGATCTCAGAAGTGGACACCTTGCTGTGGGCCATTGGCAGAGTACCCAACATAGAGATCGGGCTGGACACAGTG GGGGTGGAGCTTGATGCCCGTGGTAATATCAAAGTTGACGAGTACCAGAACACGTCAGCAAAGGGTATCTACGCCCTGGGGGACGTCTGCGGGAAGGCACTGCTCACTCCAG TTGCCatagcagcagggagaaagctGGCCCATCGTGTGTTTAACAGCGAGGACACCAAACTGGACTACAGCAATATTCCCACAGTGGTCTTCTCCCACCCTCCTATTGGGACTGTTGGGCTCACAGAAG AGGAAGCAGTAACAAAGTATGGGAAAGACAACATCAGGATGTACAGCGCACGTTTCACTCCCATGTACCATGCGGTCACTGAGAGGAAAACTAAGACTGTCATGAAGATGATCTGCCTTCTTCCTGAAGAGaag ATTGTAGGTATCCATATGATGGGGATCGGCTGTGATGAGATGTTACAGGGTTTCTCTGTGGCTGTGAAAATGGGCGCAACCAAGGCTGACTTCGACAGCACGGTCGCCATCCACCCGACATCTTCGGAAGAGCTCGTGACGATGCGCTGA
- the LOC136423636 gene encoding histamine N-methyltransferase-like, whose amino-acid sequence MERYKALVRGDTSLSAVKFDWRQQTAEEYFQTKEDTKFHLIHAIHLLTLVEDLDATMRNMWEQLADGGHMMVAMVSDESPFGKLWYKLWDDFGQGDRLKTEFRTSGDVRQWLDARDISYVTSVKEMSLNLAECFKEHSEAGNLILDFMTKTSHVADQPEIKSTALQHIRRNSTVVGDKIIFPLITEVIVANKNDTEEK is encoded by the exons ATGGAGCGATACAAG GCACTCGTGCGTGGAGACACGAGTCTCAGTGCTGTGAAGTTCGACTGGCGCCAGCAGACAGCAGAAGAGTATTTCCAGACAAAGGAAGACACGAAGTTCCACCTTATCCATGCCATACACCTTCTGACCCTTGTGGAAGACCTTGACGCCACCATGCGGAACATGTGGGAACAGCTGGCAGATGGTGGCCACATGATGGTCGCCATGGTGTCAG ATGAAAGTCCATTTGGGAAGCTGTGGTACAAGTTGTGGGATGATTTCGGCCAAGGTGACCGCTTGAAGACGGAATTTCGCACGTCCGGTGACGTCAGGCAGTGGCTTGACGCAAGGGACATCAGCTACGTCACTTCCGTGAAGGAAATGAGTCTGAATCTCGCGGAGTGTTTCAAGGAACACTCGGAAGCGGGAAATCTGATTCTCGACTTCATGACCAAGACATCTCACGTAGCCGATCAGCCAGAAATCAAATCAACGGCCCTGCAGCATATCCGGCGTAATTCGACAGTGGTTGGTGATAAGATCATTTTCCCATTAATCACTGAAGTTATCGTTGCCAACAAAAATGACACGGAAGAAAAGTAA